A stretch of the Pseudocalidococcus azoricus BACA0444 genome encodes the following:
- a CDS encoding serine/threonine-protein kinase encodes MSYCYNPACTNPANPDDATLCQACGTNLLLHNRYRCTKILGRGGFGTTFLADDMVLPGKPNCVIKQLRPAASAPHILDMARQLFQREATTLGKVGNHPQVPRLLDYFELEPEFYLVQEYVSGLTLQQEVKRNGPMSEGQVRQVMLEVLPILDYLHKIEVIHRDIKPANLIRREIDGKLILIDFGAVKDQVSQAMMANPQDYTAFTAFAVGTPGYAPPEQMAMRPVYASDIYALGVTCIYLLTGKSPKDLGYDNTTGEFIWRSRVNISNDLQNVLEKMTEVSIKHRYQTAQDVLQDLQLVQKRLDLQQFSSPSSVGSDINQGLATGPLHSRPDPSSRSTGSLPTTVSPATRHAANAARSQQARAGLQPNYSRFAPPSTRVPARTSGAAQTPPSQVSYDNNPHGGSRLTPQTLMAAYNRGERDFSESRLDNLVLRKANLSDARFVQAFLQKADLRGCVMMNVDFGRANLGGANLRDCDLRASYFVNADLQGANLQGANLREASLTNANLRGANLQNADLTGSNITPNQIAQARTNWFTIHPNGKRGIGI; translated from the coding sequence ATGAGTTACTGCTACAACCCTGCCTGCACAAATCCAGCTAACCCTGATGATGCAACCCTTTGCCAGGCCTGTGGAACAAACCTTCTTCTTCATAATCGCTATCGCTGTACTAAAATTCTTGGTCGGGGAGGATTTGGCACGACCTTTTTAGCGGATGATATGGTTCTTCCTGGCAAGCCCAACTGTGTCATTAAGCAACTCCGCCCTGCCGCCTCTGCCCCCCACATCCTAGATATGGCCCGGCAACTCTTCCAGCGGGAAGCAACAACCCTCGGGAAGGTGGGTAATCATCCCCAAGTTCCGCGTCTGTTGGATTATTTTGAACTGGAGCCAGAGTTTTATCTAGTCCAAGAATATGTTAGTGGTCTCACTCTCCAACAAGAAGTCAAACGCAACGGGCCCATGTCTGAAGGGCAAGTCCGACAAGTGATGTTAGAGGTATTACCAATCCTCGACTACCTCCACAAAATCGAAGTGATCCATCGTGATATTAAACCCGCCAACCTCATCCGGCGCGAGATTGATGGCAAATTGATCTTGATTGACTTTGGGGCGGTTAAGGATCAAGTCAGCCAGGCCATGATGGCCAATCCCCAGGACTACACAGCCTTTACGGCCTTTGCGGTGGGAACCCCTGGTTATGCACCGCCGGAACAAATGGCTATGCGCCCTGTCTATGCCAGTGATATTTACGCCCTAGGCGTAACTTGTATTTACCTGCTCACCGGCAAATCTCCCAAGGATCTGGGTTATGACAACACCACGGGGGAATTTATCTGGCGCAGTCGGGTCAACATCAGTAATGACTTGCAGAACGTGCTTGAAAAAATGACGGAAGTTTCCATTAAGCACCGTTATCAAACCGCTCAGGATGTTCTTCAAGATTTGCAGTTAGTCCAAAAGCGGCTCGATCTACAGCAGTTTTCCAGTCCCTCATCTGTAGGTAGCGACATCAACCAAGGCCTGGCAACGGGGCCGCTCCATTCCCGTCCAGATCCTAGCTCTCGCTCGACGGGAAGTCTGCCAACAACGGTTTCCCCGGCCACCCGTCATGCAGCCAATGCAGCCCGATCTCAGCAAGCCCGCGCTGGCCTACAACCTAACTATTCCCGCTTTGCCCCCCCTTCAACTCGAGTCCCAGCCCGCACCAGTGGAGCCGCCCAAACTCCCCCCAGTCAAGTGAGTTATGACAATAATCCCCACGGCGGTAGTCGTTTAACCCCGCAAACTCTCATGGCTGCCTACAACCGGGGTGAACGGGACTTTTCTGAATCTCGGTTAGATAATTTGGTTTTGCGTAAGGCTAATTTATCCGATGCCCGCTTTGTCCAGGCCTTTCTGCAAAAAGCGGATTTGCGCGGCTGCGTGATGATGAATGTGGACTTTGGGCGAGCCAATTTGGGGGGGGCTAACCTCCGCGATTGCGACTTACGGGCCTCCTACTTTGTGAATGCAGATTTACAGGGGGCTAACTTACAAGGAGCGAACCTGAGAGAGGCTAGCTTGACCAATGCTAATTTGCGGGGCGCGAATCTTCAAAACGCCGATTTAACTGGCTCAAATATTACCCCCAATCAAATTGCCCAGGCCCGCACAAACTGGTTTACGATTCATCCCAATGGCAAACGGGGCATCGGTATCTAG
- the yqeK gene encoding bis(5'-nucleosyl)-tetraphosphatase (symmetrical) YqeK: MSVSSSRQVLDRQQVLAWLKHHVPAPRQQHILRVEEMAQALATQHHLNPETAAQAGLLHDLAKYFPPEKLLKLAEASRLEITDVDIADPHLLHADVSALVAQKEFQVTDAEILAAVADHTLGRPGMGLLSCVVFLADSLEPGRGNSPELDALRDLAKTDLHQAVWKTCDRTLAHLITHQRLIHPRMIATRNWALQLSPGPKNKSKS, translated from the coding sequence ATGTCTGTATCTTCCTCAAGGCAAGTGCTAGATCGGCAGCAGGTCTTGGCCTGGCTCAAGCACCATGTCCCCGCGCCTCGGCAACAGCACATTTTACGGGTTGAGGAGATGGCTCAGGCCCTAGCCACTCAGCATCACCTCAATCCAGAAACAGCCGCCCAGGCCGGGTTACTCCATGACTTAGCTAAATATTTCCCCCCTGAAAAACTCCTTAAGTTGGCAGAAGCTAGCCGTTTAGAGATCACGGATGTGGATATTGCCGACCCCCATCTTCTCCATGCCGATGTCAGTGCCTTGGTTGCTCAAAAGGAATTTCAGGTGACGGATGCGGAGATTTTAGCAGCGGTGGCGGATCACACCTTAGGACGACCGGGGATGGGGTTGCTCAGTTGTGTAGTTTTTCTGGCGGATAGTTTGGAACCTGGCCGGGGGAATAGCCCAGAACTGGACGCGTTACGGGATCTGGCCAAAACTGACCTCCATCAGGCCGTCTGGAAAACCTGTGATCGTACCCTCGCACATCTGATCACCCATCAACGCCTGATTCATCCCCGGATGATTGCAACCCGAAACTGGGCCTTACAACTCTCCCCAGGCCCCAAGAACAAATCAAAATCTTAA
- the rsfS gene encoding ribosome silencing factor: MRLNNLATAPAYPPDPVLDLAYAVAEAADDRKAVDIQILAVGNVSYLADYFVIASGHSKTQVRAIAQAITAATELHYQRLPGRTEGLSDCTWILLDYGDVIAHILLPKEREYYNLEAFWGHAEVIPFPPVKAQQG; encoded by the coding sequence TTGCGTTTGAATAACTTAGCTACTGCCCCTGCCTATCCCCCGGATCCAGTCCTTGACTTGGCCTATGCGGTGGCCGAAGCGGCGGATGATCGCAAAGCCGTTGACATTCAAATTCTGGCCGTGGGCAATGTCTCTTATTTGGCTGACTACTTTGTGATTGCTTCGGGTCACTCTAAAACCCAAGTGCGGGCCATTGCCCAGGCCATCACCGCTGCCACAGAACTCCACTATCAACGCCTACCAGGCCGCACGGAAGGGTTATCTGACTGTACCTGGATTTTGTTGGACTACGGGGATGTGATTGCCCATATTTTGCTACCGAAAGAGCGGGAATATTACAACCTTGAGGCCTTCTGGGGCCATGCTGAGGTGATTCCCTTTCCCCCTGTCAAAGCGCAGCAAGGCTAA
- the rplI gene encoding 50S ribosomal protein L9 — MAKRMQLVLNENIYKLGKVGSIVEVAPGYARNYLLPRGLAQPATPGALKQVARLQEQERQRFAELKLVAVQQKATLETIGTFSIAMPAGEKDALFGSVTHQDVAAAIQAIAQETVDRREITMPEIRKLGSYTAEIKLHPEVTATITVLVVPE; from the coding sequence ATGGCCAAACGGATGCAGTTGGTGCTGAATGAAAATATTTACAAACTGGGTAAAGTCGGCTCCATTGTCGAAGTTGCTCCCGGATATGCCCGGAATTATTTACTCCCTCGGGGCCTGGCCCAACCCGCCACTCCTGGGGCCCTCAAACAAGTAGCTCGGCTTCAAGAACAAGAGCGGCAACGCTTTGCTGAGTTAAAACTCGTGGCTGTGCAACAAAAAGCGACCTTAGAGACCATTGGCACATTCTCGATTGCGATGCCGGCCGGGGAAAAAGATGCTCTCTTTGGCAGTGTCACCCACCAAGACGTGGCCGCCGCGATTCAAGCCATTGCCCAAGAAACCGTGGATCGGCGGGAAATTACCATGCCCGAAATTCGCAAGCTTGGCAGCTACACCGCAGAAATCAAACTCCACCCGGAAGTCACAGCTACGATTACG